The Paracoccus albus region CGGATGATCTGGAAGGCAGATGACAGAAACAGCCCCGCCATGATGATTGCGACGATCACGTCAGGCCAGCCCGTCGCCGTTCCCCAGACACCAAGCGCCGCAACCATCACGGCGACATTGCCAATTGCATCATTGCGCGAACACAACCAGACAGAGCGGACGTTGGCGTCGCCATCCTTGTATTGAACCAGCAGCATGACACTTGCCAGATTGGCCGCCAGTGCCATGAAACCTATGATGCCCATGATATTCGCCTCTGGCACGGCGGTGAAGAATACGCGCCAGATGGTAGAGCCGAACACCCACAATCCCATTGCCAGCAGGCTGATGCCCTTTGCCATCGCCGCAATGCTGCGAACGCGCAACGACGCGCCGATCACCGCCAGCGAAATCCCATAGGTCAGTGCATCGCCCAAAAAGTCCAACGCATCCGCCTGCAGCGCCTGTGATCGCGCGGCGTGGCCCGCGAACATTTCCACGCCGAACATCACGGCGTTCAGCGCGATTACTATCCACAACCGCCGTTTGTAGTCCGCTGAGACCCCATCAAACTTTGCGTCGTGGCCGCAACATCCGCTCATCTCGTATCCTTTCGAATCATCTGAGTTTCTGTTCTAATTGCTCTAGTCGCTAGAGGTTCAAGGACTGATTTCATGTATTCCATCGGCCAGATGTCAAAACGCACCGGAGTGAAGGTTCCGACCATTCGCTACTACGAAGAGGTGGGGTTGCTGGATGCAAGTGGACGGACCGAGGGCAATCAACGTCGCTACGACAAAGCCGGTCTTGAGCGGCTTGGTTTTATCAAACATGCGCGCGAGCTCGGCTTTTCACTGGACGCGATTAACGCGCTGATCGACCTTCAGGATCATCCTGACCGCAGCTGCGCAGAGGCAAACGAGATCGCCCAAGCGCAGCTTGTCGATGTCCGGCAGCGTATCGCTCGACTTCGCGCGTTGGAGGCGGAGTTGATCCGGATTGCCGACGGCTGCTCTGGCAATGGGGTGACCAGCGATTGCTATGTTCTGGCCTCGCTTGCCGATCATCAGCATTGCTGCGCGGATCACTGAAATCGCCATTTGCAGATCCTCAACTGCGCTCAGGATATTGCAGTCCTTCGCACGATCCGTTTGGCTGAACCCCGGACCTATCTGATGGAGATTCGAGATGACATGCGGATGTGGA contains the following coding sequences:
- a CDS encoding cation transporter, coding for MSGCCGHDAKFDGVSADYKRRLWIVIALNAVMFGVEMFAGHAARSQALQADALDFLGDALTYGISLAVIGASLRVRSIAAMAKGISLLAMGLWVFGSTIWRVFFTAVPEANIMGIIGFMALAANLASVMLLVQYKDGDANVRSVWLCSRNDAIGNVAVMVAALGVWGTATGWPDVIVAIIMAGLFLSSAFQIIRQSLAERREQTDHGQDHEHGHAH
- a CDS encoding MerR family transcriptional regulator, with protein sequence MYSIGQMSKRTGVKVPTIRYYEEVGLLDASGRTEGNQRRYDKAGLERLGFIKHARELGFSLDAINALIDLQDHPDRSCAEANEIAQAQLVDVRQRIARLRALEAELIRIADGCSGNGVTSDCYVLASLADHQHCCADH